The DNA sequence AACGGTCATCTGAGTGGTCCTCTCGGCCCTTCTAGCGGGAGCCCGCGCCGACGCGCGGGCGGGTGGCGTGGTTGGTCTGGCAGTCCTCGCCGATGATCGGGGCGAGCGTGCAGGTGTACGACTGGGACTCGTCCGAGACGCACCAGATGATCTCCTGATCGAAACTGCCGGAGACCGGGTTGTACATGACGGCCTGGGCGTCCGGTTCGCCGCAGTACTTCGTGGAGCACCGCGGGGCGCCACAACAGTCGTAGTAGGCGATCAGGTACGTCTTGCCGTTCGCGGGATGGGTGCAGCACCCCACCCAGTACTCCGCTCCCGGCTTCGATCCGGGTGCGCAGGTCGAGACTCCGCCGCCCGCACAGGAGGGGCAGGGTCGGCCGTCCATGTTGCACCAGCGCCAGTAGTTGCACTCGGTGGGATCCTTGCCGTCGTACGTGGGCAGGAGGTCGTCACCGGCCCCGAACGGGGTCACCGCATTCTGCGGGGCGGGGGGCGTCGTGGCGCCGGACGCGGGCGGTTGCTGGGCGAGGGCCTGGGGGTCGCGGGTGACCGGCAGTGCGCCGACCACGGCCACTCCCGACAGGCCCATGGTCCACTTGGCCATCTTCGAGAGGACCGAGCGGCGGGACGTGCGTTCCGACAGGCGCCGGGAGACCTTGCTGAGCGAACTCCCTCCCCCGCCGGACAGCCATTCGGCGTGTTCTGTCAGGCGGCGTTGGTCGGAGTCATCGATGTGAGCCACGAGGTGTTCCTTTCCTTGCATGGGGTGGACGGATCGTGCGCGGACCGCGGTGACGAGCGCCGCGGTGCGCTCACGAGGCGGTGGGGACGCCGATACCGGCGTAGAGGTGCTGGATCGTCGGCGTGCCCGACTCCAGCGCGTTGAGAAGACTCTCGACGTGCTGCATGTTGTTGCACAGACCCTTGGCGGCGATGGACCCGTCGGTGTCCAGGAGGATCCCGTACGGAGTGGTGCCGACCTGGTACGCGATGCCCACGTCGCGGGCGTCGAGGTAGGACAGTTCCGCGCCGATCCCGGCTCCGGCCAAAAACTCACGGTGCTCCTCCTCGGTCCCGTCCGAGATCAGCACCACGTCGAGGTCGCGCTCGGCCTTGGCCATGGCCTTGATCCCCGGGAGCAACGCCTTGCAGGTCGAGCACTTCGGGCCCGTGAACATCAGCAGCTGGGGCTTGTCGCGCTCGCCGGCGACGGTGGTGTCCCGTTCCATGTGGTCGACCAGGCCCGAGAAGGACGGGCCGGTGTCCCCGACCGCAGGACCCGAGTCGAGCACCCTGGCCCCGAGCGGGCCGAGACGCACCTGGACCCGGCCCAGTTCCCGGGCCAACCCCAGGATCATCAGGACCAGGACGACGTCGACCAGCACGAGGACGACGAGCAGCGTGAGGACGAAAGCAGACATAGGAGTACTCCTGTTCGAGGGTGGACGATCGGGCGACGCCCGACTGCGGCATGCGGGTGTAGAGGATGTGACAGATAAGAATTCCCTTATTGGGGCGGGGAACCGCTAGGGGGAGGCGGAGTAGCGCCGGCTGAGTTCGTCGCGGGCCGGCTGGAGGTAGTCGTCGACCCTGCTCCGACCGAGCGTCAACGTCGAGGACACCGCGGCCGCCCCGAACGCCAGCGCGACCGCCAGTACGGCGAGGACGAACCCGGTCGCCACCTCGGGCAGAGAACTCGGGCCCGGCAGGTACAGGCAGGCCACGGCGCCGGCGGCGAACGCGAGGGCCCTGGCCACGTGCCACCACCCGATCCTGGGAGCGTCGTGCTCACCGAAGGCGAAGCATCCGCAGTCCAGCTCCGTGCGGCCTCGGAGGAGGTTCACTGCCAGTCCGGCCGCATAGACGCAGAACAGGACGGCCACCGACCACGCGACGGCCGGCAGGCCGACTCGCCCGAGACACGCCGCACCGAGCACGATCTCGAGGAACGGCAGAACCCGTCCCACACGCGCCGCGACGGCGTCGGGCAGGATCTTGTATCCGACGACCACTCGGGAGTGGCCCTCGATGTCGCGTAGCTTGCTCAGCCCGGCGGCGAGCAGTGCGATCCCGATGACCGACGTGGCGAACATTCCCGTCATTGCCGTTCCTTCCGACGCGCTCGGCTCCCACGATTCAGATGTCGTGGCACGTCGCGGACGCTATGCCCGGTGTGTTACTCAGGCGTTGCCAGCAAAGTGCTCAGTTGTTTCTAACGCTCTGAAGTTGTCGAGATCACAGTCGACGAGACGGTGCGGCCGGCGAGGTCTCCTCACCCGTAGAGAAACGATGACAGTGGGGGTTCATACGCGCGCCGGGCGCCGGGAGACCGGGCGCCGGGCGCCGGGAGACCGGGCGCCGGGCGACCGGGCGACCGGGCGTGGGCGACCGGGCGTGGCCTGTGAACGAGGAAGTGGTCTGTGAACGAGGAAGTGGCCTGTGAACGCGAAAAAGCCCCCGCCTCCCGGGGGGAGACAGGGGCTGCGCCTGCGGTGGTCCTAACTGGGTTCGAACCAGTGACCTCTCCGGTGTGAACGGAGCGCTCTTCCACTGAGCTATAGGACCTCGTGCGCCGTCGTTCTCGCGTCGGCACCGCAACACTGTAGCAAGCCCCGCGCCGGGACCCAATTCGGGGTCCTCGACGACCTCGCGCGCACCTCGCCGCCCCCTCGCCGGACGCACAGCCCGCCCGGATGGGCAGCATCAGAGCAGATGAGGCGACGTTTCCGCCCCCCGATTTGTGTTCCAAGATCGGCGTCGGCTAATGTTCATTCTCGCAACGCGGTGAGCAACAGCACGCCGGGGAGCAGTGCGGATGTGGCGCAGCTGGTAGCGCATCACCTTGCCAAGGTGAGGGTCGCGGGTTCGAATCCCGTCATCCGCTCGGAGGGATCGAGGAGCCAGGAGTCCTCACCGGGCTCGATACCTTTTCGGTGGAGTGGCCGAGTGGTGAGGCAGCGGCCTGCAAAGCCGTCAACACGGGTTCGATTCCCGTCTCCACCTCCACGCCGGAGTGATCCGGTTGGTGAGTCCCGCGCGATTAGCTCAGCGGGAGAGCGCTTCCCTGACACGGAAGAGGTCACTGGTTCAATCCCAGTATCGCGCACCACGACACGACGCCCCGGTCTTCCGCCGGGGCGTCGCGCTTTTCCGGGGCGTGGAGCTTTGTCCGGGGCGTGGAGCTTTGTCCGGGGCGTCGAGCGTTCTCCGGGGCGTCGCGCTTGGGCGTCGGCC is a window from the Dietzia sp. JS16-p6b genome containing:
- a CDS encoding methylamine dehydrogenase light chain, with amino-acid sequence MAHIDDSDQRRLTEHAEWLSGGGGSSLSKVSRRLSERTSRRSVLSKMAKWTMGLSGVAVVGALPVTRDPQALAQQPPASGATTPPAPQNAVTPFGAGDDLLPTYDGKDPTECNYWRWCNMDGRPCPSCAGGGVSTCAPGSKPGAEYWVGCCTHPANGKTYLIAYYDCCGAPRCSTKYCGEPDAQAVMYNPVSGSFDQEIIWCVSDESQSYTCTLAPIIGEDCQTNHATRPRVGAGSR
- a CDS encoding redoxin domain-containing protein, with amino-acid sequence MSAFVLTLLVVLVLVDVVLVLMILGLARELGRVQVRLGPLGARVLDSGPAVGDTGPSFSGLVDHMERDTTVAGERDKPQLLMFTGPKCSTCKALLPGIKAMAKAERDLDVVLISDGTEEEHREFLAGAGIGAELSYLDARDVGIAYQVGTTPYGILLDTDGSIAAKGLCNNMQHVESLLNALESGTPTIQHLYAGIGVPTAS
- a CDS encoding MauE/DoxX family redox-associated membrane protein, which encodes MTGMFATSVIGIALLAAGLSKLRDIEGHSRVVVGYKILPDAVAARVGRVLPFLEIVLGAACLGRVGLPAVAWSVAVLFCVYAAGLAVNLLRGRTELDCGCFAFGEHDAPRIGWWHVARALAFAAGAVACLYLPGPSSLPEVATGFVLAVLAVALAFGAAAVSSTLTLGRSRVDDYLQPARDELSRRYSASP